AGGCGCGTAGCACAATTGGTAGTGCACCGGTCTCCAAAACCGGGGGTTGGGGGTTCAAGTCCCTCCGCGCCTGCCAACTCAACCCTCAACTGATTTCGAGTACCCAGCGAAGGAGCCAGCTCATGGAGTGGAATCCGGTCACTTGGTACTCCGATTCACGCCAGTTCTTGAACGAGGTGCGTGCGGAGTATCGCAAGGTGACGTGGCCCACCCAGAAGGAGGCCATCGCCGGGACGATCGGGGTGCTGATCGTGGTCACGGTTCTCACCAGCGGTCTTTCGCTGGTGGATCTGTCGCTCAGCTACCTGATCCAGCTGGTCATTCCGTCTTAGATGCCGGGAGAGCTGATGTCCAAGCAGTGGTACATCGTCCATACCTATTCGGGTCACGAGAACAAGGCCATGCAGGCCTTGCTCGAGCGCGCGAAGGCGATGGGCAAGGAAGAGCTCTTCGACGAAGTGCTGATTCCCGAGGAGACCGTCGTCGAGATGGTCAAGGGAACCAAGCGCACGTCGAAGCGGAAGTACTTCCCCGGTTACATCCTGGTGCGGATGGAGCTCACGGACGAGACCTGGCACATCGTGCGGGGCACTCCGAAGATCACGGGCTTCGTGGGGGGCGACAAGACGCCGCCGCCGATCTCGGACGACGAGGTCGCGGCGATGACGCAACAGATCAAGGAAGGCGCGGCGAAGCCGAAGCCCAAGATCCTGTTCGACGAGGGTGACAGCGTCCGCGTGGTGAGCGGCCCCTTCGCCAACTTCTCCGGCTACATCGACGAAGTGATGGAAGACAAGGAGAAGCTCAAGGTGATGGTGCACGTCTTCGGCCGCGCGACGCCGGTGGTCCTCGACTACACGAACGTCGAGAAGGCGTAGGGAGAGCCCAGAAGTGGCAAAGAAAGTCGTTGCCGTGGTGAAGCTGCAGTGCCCGGCTGGCCAGGCGAATCCGGCGCCGCCGGTCGGACCGGCGCTGGGTCAGCACGGCGTGAACATCATGGAGTTCTGCAAGGCGTTCAACGCGCGGACGCAGGACAAGCAGGGTCTCATCATCCCCGCGATCATCTCGGTCTATGCGGATCGCTCGTTCACGTTCGAGCTGAAGACGCCGCCCGCTGCCGTGTTGCTGAAGCGGGCCGCGAAGATCGCGAAGGGGTCGGGCGAGCCGAACCGGACCAAGGTGGCGAAGGTGACCCGAGCTCAGCTCGAGGAGATCGCAACCTTGAAGGAGCCCGATCTCAACGCACATGAGATGGATCAGGCGGTGAAGATCATCGCGGGCACCGCGCGGTCGATGGGGATCGAGGTCGAGGGTTAGTCATGGCCAAGAACAAGCGCTACGAAGCGAACGCGGCGAACGTCGACCGCGACAAGTCCTACCCGCTCAGCGAAGCGGTCGGTCTGCTCAAGGACGGCCCGGAGCCGAAGTTCGACGAGAGCGTCGATCTCGCGATGAACCTGGGTGTCGATCCGCGCCACGCGGACCAGATGGTGCGGGGTGCCATGGTGCTGCCCCACGGCATCGGCAAGGAGACCCGCGTGCTGGTCTTCGCGAAGGGCGAGAAGGAGTCCGAGGCGAAGGAGGCCGGCGCCGACTACGTGGGTGGCGACGAGCTGGCGAAGAAGATCCAGGACGAAGGCTGGATGGACTTCGAACGCGTGATCGCGACGCCCGACATGATGAGCGTCGTGGGTCGGCTCGGGAAGGTGCTCGGCCCGCGCGGCCTGATGCCCAACCCGAAGCTCGGCACGGTGACGATGGACGTCGGCAACGCCGTCCGTGAGAACAAGGCGGGCAAGGTCGAGTACCGCGTCGACAAGTCCGGCATCGTGCATGTCGTGGTGGGCAAGCGCTCCTTCGACGCGGAGAAGATCGTGGATAACGCGGCGGCCTTGATCGACGCGATCATCAAGGCCAAGCCGGCTGCCGCGAAGGGCGTCTATCTCAAGAAGATCTCGATCTCGACGACGATGGGCCCGGGTATCCGGATCGATCCGTCGAGTGTTCCCGCGGCAGCGGCTTAAGGGGAAGCGACAGTGCTTTCACGAGCGGACAAGGAATCTCAGGTCGCCGAGCTCAAGGAAAAGCTCGACCGCGCGACGTCGATGTACGTGGTCGACTACCGCGGTCTCGGCGTCGAGGACGCGAACCAGCTGCGGCGTCGCGTGCGCAAGGAAGGTGGCGGCGACTTCGAGTACAAGGTCACGAAGAACGCCGTCCTGCGGCGCGCGACCGAGGGCTCGGACTTCGCGGGGATGCACGAGCACTTCGCTGGCCCGACGGCCGTGGCGATCTCGTTCGGCGACCCGGCCGGTCTCGCCAAGATCCTCGACGAATTCTCGAACGATCACGAGGTGTTCGAGCTGAAGGGGGGCGTCGTCAGCGGCGAGACCCTGACGCCGAAGGACATCGCCGTGCTCGCGACTCTGCCCAGTCTCGACGAGCTGCGCGGCAAGATCGTGGGCTTGCTCCAGGCGCCCGCCTCGAAGCTCGCGCGTCTCGTCAGCGAGCCCGGCGCCGGCCTGGCCCGGATCGTCAGCGCCAAGTCGCAGCAGGAGGGCTGAGCCCGCACTCGAATTCACGCGGGAGGGTCCGACTCTCCCACTCTTTATAGGGGCGACCGAACGCCGGACCGTCCCTCGGTTTTCTCTCTCTCGATTTTTCCATTCGCCCGGTCCCTCCGGGCCAAGTGCAAGAAGGTGAAACAACCATGGCCGATCTCAACCAAATCGTGGAAGACCTCTCCAGCCTCACCGTGATGGAGGCTGCCGAACTCGCGAAGCTGCTCGAGGAGAAGTGGGGCGTGAGCGCCGCCGCTCCCGTGGCGGTGGCGGCGGGCGGCGCCGTGGCAGGGGATGCCGGCGCGGTCGAGGAGAAGGACGAGTTCGACGTCGTCCTGATCTCGTCGGGCGACAAGAAGATCCAGGTGATCAAGGAAGTCCGCGCGATCACGGGCCTGGGCCTCAAGGAGGCGAAGGAGCTGGTCGAGGGCGCGCCGAAGCCGTTGAAGGAAGGTGTGCCGAAGGACGAGGCCGACAAGCTGAAGGAGCAGATCGAAGGCGCCGGCGGCCAGGTCGACATCAAGTAGTCGGCTGGTTCGGTTTGCGTCGTAGGCAGCCGCCAGTGCGGCGACTGCCCGGCTTCTTTCCACCGTCAGCCGGAGGGTCAACGTACCCGTGACCGAACTCGTTCTCACCGACACCGAGCTCCGCGTCCGCAAGGACTTCTCCAAGATTCCGCCGATTCTCGACATTCCGGATCTCATCGAGATCCAGAAGGAGACCTTCGAGCGGTTCCTGCAGACGAACATCGAACCCGAGAAGCGCGAGAACACGGGCCTTCAGGCCGTGTTCAACTCCGTCTTCCCGATCAAGGACTTCAACGACACGGCTTCGCTCGAATTCGTGGGTTACACCCTCGAAGAGCCGAAGTACGACGTCCAGGAGTGCTTGCAGCGCGGGATGACCTACGCCGCGCCGTTCAAGGTGACGATTCGTCTCGTGGCCTGGGATGACGCAGAAGGCTCCCAGGCGATCCGCGACGTCAAGGAGCAGGAGGTCTATTTCGGGGAAATCCCGATCATGACCGAGAACGGGACGTTCATCATCAACGGGACCGAGCGCGTGATCGTGTCCCAGCTGCATCGTTCGCCCGGCATCTTCTTCGATACGACGACATCCACCACGGTCTCGGCCGCGGGGAAGAAGATCTACTCCTGCCGCGTGATTCCGTATCGCGGTTCGTGGCTCGACCTCGAGTTCGACCACAAGGACCTGCTCTACGCGCGGATCGACCGGCGCCGGAAGATCCACGCCACGGTGCTGCTGAAGGCCCTGGGCTACACGCCCGAGGACCTGCTGGCCACGTTCTACAAGCCCGAGATCGTCCGGACCGACGGCAAGAAGTACGAGAAGAGCGTCGTTCCCGACCTGCTGGTCGGCCAGCGCTGCCTGAAAGAGGTGAAGGGGCCCGATGGCACCACCCTGGTGCGCAAGGACCGCAAGTTCACCAACGCCGGTGTTCGCAAGATCACCGAGGCGGGTATCGAGTGGCTCCAGATCCCGGTCGAGGACCTGATCCGCGTCGATGCGGTGAAGCGCGTGGCTCCCGTCGACATCGTCGACGAGTCCACGGGTGAGGTGATCATCGAGTCGAACGAGGAGCTCACCGTCGAGAACCTCGAAGAGCTCAAGAATCGCGGAATCAACGAATTCCCGATGCTCTACCTCGACCCGCTGATCACGGGCACGGCGCTGCGCGACACGTTGCTCGCCGACAAGACCCTGTCCCAGGAAGAGGCGATCATCGAGATCTACCGGCGTCTGCGCCCGGGCGATCCGCCGACCGTCGACACCGCGACGAACCTGTTCCGGAACCTCTTCTTCAACCCGGAGCGCTACGACCTGTCGCGGGTCGGGCGGCTCAAGGTCAACCACAAGCTCAGCTTCTCGGGAGAGGACCGGGTGCAGTGGCAGCCGGCCGGTCCGGGCACGCCCGACGAGGAGATCCCGCTCGGCGAGCTGCCCACGCTGCGCCCCGACGACATCCTCGCGGCGGTGAAGTACCTGGTCGAGCTCAAGAACGGCACCGACCCGGACAAGCGCATCGACGACATCGACCACCTCGGCAACCGCCGGGTGCGTGTCGTCGGCGAGCTGCTCGAGAACCAGTACCGGATCGGCCTGGTGCGCATGGAGCGTGCGATCAAGGAGCGGATGTCGCTCCAGGAGATCGAGACGCTGATGCCCCACGATCTCATCAACAGCAAGCCCGTCTCGGCGGTGGTCAAGGAGTTCTTCGGGTCCAGCCAGCTGTCCCAGTTCATGGACCAGACGAACCCGCTCTCGGCCATCACCCACAAGCGCCGCCTCTCGGCGCTCGGGCCCGGCGGCCTCACCCGCGAGCGCGCGGGCTTCGAGGTGCGCGACGTCCACCCCACCCACTACGGCCGTATCTGCCCGATCGAGACGCCGGAAGGCCCGAACATCGGTCTGATCGCGTCGCTCTCGACCTACGCCCGGGTGAACGACCTGGGCTTCATCGAGACGCCGTACCGCACGGTGACCGATGGCACCGTCACCGGTGAGGTGAAGTACCTCTCGGCGCTCGACGAGGAGCGCCTCTCGATCGCCCAGGCGAACGCGCCGTTCGACGACTCGGGCCGCTACCAGAACGACATCGTGTCGTCGCGTCAGGCGGGTGAGTTCGTGCAGGTGCCGCCGGACACGGTCGACATGATGGACGTCTCGCCGAACCAGCTGGTGAGCGTCGCGGCGGCGTTGATCCCGTTCCTGGAGAACGACGACGCAAACCGCGCCCTGATGGGCTCCAACATGCAGCGGCAGGCCGTGCCGCTCTTGCGGACCGAGGCGCCGCTGGTCGGTACCGGCATGGAATCCGTCGTCGCCCGCGACTCGGGCGTCACGGTCGTCGCGAAGCGCGACGGGACGGTGGAGTCGGTGGACGCAGGCCGCATCGTCGTCAAGCCCGACGAGGACGACGGCACCGGCAGCAACGTCGACATCATCAACCTCATCAAGTACCAGCGCTCCAACCAGAACACCTGCATCAACCAGAAGCCGATCGTGAAGCCCGGCTCGCGGGTGCGGAAGGGGCAGGTCATCGCGGACGGTCCGGCGACCGAACGCGGAGAACTGGCGCTGGGCCGCAACGTGCTCGTCGCGTTCATGCCGTGGGGCGGATACAACTTCGAGGACTCGATCCTCATCTCCGAGCGGGTGGTCAAGGACGACTCCTACACCTCGATCCACATCGAGGAGTTCGAGTGCGTCGCGCGAGACACG
This sequence is a window from Myxococcota bacterium. Protein-coding genes within it:
- the secE gene encoding preprotein translocase subunit SecE, whose translation is MEWNPVTWYSDSRQFLNEVRAEYRKVTWPTQKEAIAGTIGVLIVVTVLTSGLSLVDLSLSYLIQLVIPS
- the nusG gene encoding transcription termination/antitermination protein NusG, which produces MSKQWYIVHTYSGHENKAMQALLERAKAMGKEELFDEVLIPEETVVEMVKGTKRTSKRKYFPGYILVRMELTDETWHIVRGTPKITGFVGGDKTPPPISDDEVAAMTQQIKEGAAKPKPKILFDEGDSVRVVSGPFANFSGYIDEVMEDKEKLKVMVHVFGRATPVVLDYTNVEKA
- the rplK gene encoding 50S ribosomal protein L11, with product MAKKVVAVVKLQCPAGQANPAPPVGPALGQHGVNIMEFCKAFNARTQDKQGLIIPAIISVYADRSFTFELKTPPAAVLLKRAAKIAKGSGEPNRTKVAKVTRAQLEEIATLKEPDLNAHEMDQAVKIIAGTARSMGIEVEG
- the rplA gene encoding 50S ribosomal protein L1, translated to MAKNKRYEANAANVDRDKSYPLSEAVGLLKDGPEPKFDESVDLAMNLGVDPRHADQMVRGAMVLPHGIGKETRVLVFAKGEKESEAKEAGADYVGGDELAKKIQDEGWMDFERVIATPDMMSVVGRLGKVLGPRGLMPNPKLGTVTMDVGNAVRENKAGKVEYRVDKSGIVHVVVGKRSFDAEKIVDNAAALIDAIIKAKPAAAKGVYLKKISISTTMGPGIRIDPSSVPAAAA
- the rplJ gene encoding 50S ribosomal protein L10; its protein translation is MLSRADKESQVAELKEKLDRATSMYVVDYRGLGVEDANQLRRRVRKEGGGDFEYKVTKNAVLRRATEGSDFAGMHEHFAGPTAVAISFGDPAGLAKILDEFSNDHEVFELKGGVVSGETLTPKDIAVLATLPSLDELRGKIVGLLQAPASKLARLVSEPGAGLARIVSAKSQQEG
- the rplL gene encoding 50S ribosomal protein L7/L12, which produces MADLNQIVEDLSSLTVMEAAELAKLLEEKWGVSAAAPVAVAAGGAVAGDAGAVEEKDEFDVVLISSGDKKIQVIKEVRAITGLGLKEAKELVEGAPKPLKEGVPKDEADKLKEQIEGAGGQVDIK